Proteins encoded together in one Microplitis mediator isolate UGA2020A chromosome 7, iyMicMedi2.1, whole genome shotgun sequence window:
- the LOC130672420 gene encoding uncharacterized protein LOC130672420: protein MAPNQKKKIKPDEQPLQKKNKATKSILTKQYDEDKLKKALYDIRNGMAIRTASRNYNIPRGTLQDRVHGRVAEGVNRKGPSTVLSKAEEDALANWCRNLVKCGFPLKKEDLLNTVAQIIKSDGRQTPFTDGRPGIKWYKAFMNRNKLTPKTPETISKGRAVITEQLIESWFIGLKNFLKEENAEDILEDPERIINGDEMSLQICPKTEKVIAPVGYKNVHQVSTGPEKEAITALLFFTASGQTLNPCVVLPHIRPPCDVIESLPEGWILGKSESGWMKTDIFYDYFVKSLNPWLTDKKIKKPVLVLVDGHKSHLTLKISEYCANNGIILYALPPNTAHMMPPADVSLFKPLKNEWTETVHNWQMQPENVNCHSSKIKFMNIK from the coding sequence ATGGCTCctaatcagaaaaaaaaaattaaacctgACGAACAAccgttacaaaaaaaaaataaagctaCTAAATCTATTTTAACAAAGCAATATGATGaagataaattaaagaaaGCATTGTATGACATTAGAAATGGTATGGCAATACGAACTGCCAGTCGTAATTACAACATTCCACGGGGGACTTTACAAGATCGGGTTCATGGTAGAGTAGCTGAAGGTGTAAATAGGAAGGGACCAAGTACAGTATTGTCAAAAGCTGAAGAGGATGCTTTGGCAAATTGGTGTAGAAATCTTGTAAAATGCGGATTTCCTTTGAAAAAAGAAGATTTGTTAAATACGGTAgctcaaataatcaaaagtgATGGACGTCAAACACCATTCACAGACGGCCGTCCGGGGATAAAATGGTATAAAGCTTTTATGAATCGCAATAAATTAACACCTAAAACTCCGGAAACTATAAGTAAAGGAAGAGCTGTGATTACTGAACAATTAATTGAAAGCTGGTTCATTGggctcaaaaattttctcaaagaAGAGAATGCTGAAGACATTCTTGAGGACCCAGAGAGGATAATAAATGGTGATGAAATGAGTCTTCAAATCTGCCCAAAAACAGAAAAAGTTATTGCCCCAGTGGGATACAAAAATGTTCATCAAGTCTCAACTGGTCCAGAGAAGGAAGCAATTACTGCTCTACTTTTTTTCACTGCAAGTGGACAAACACTCAATCCATGTGTTGTATTGCCTCACATACGTCCTCCATGTGACGTCATTGAAAGTTTACCTGAAGGATGGATTCTAGGTAAATCAGAGTCTGGCTGGATGAAAACagatatattttatgattactTTGTCAAATCATTGAATCCATGGTtaactgacaaaaaaattaaaaaaccagTTCTTGTGTTAGTTGATGGACACAAAAGCCAtcttactttaaaaattagtgaatattgtGCTAATAATGGAATAATATTATATGCTCTACCACCAAATACCGCACATATGATGCCACCTGCTGATGTTAGTCTTTTcaaacctttaaaaaatgaatggaCGGAAACTGTTCATAACTGGCAAATGCAACCGGAAAATGTAAACTgtcattcatcaaaaataaaatttatgaatattaaataa